Genomic DNA from Vespula vulgaris chromosome 5, iyVesVulg1.1, whole genome shotgun sequence:
AATTGTATGTTTGCTGATTTCATTATACTTGATTCATAAATTTACCTTTTAATGAATTTGAattctgtttatatatatatatatatgcaacaCGAACTTATCTCtctaaaaagttttatttttacgaaacaTTTGTTCGACTATAAATTCCAGTTTTCACAATTTTACCTTGCATCAGTTTCCAATCGCCAACGGTGATAGCGGATACTCGAAAAATGTCATCGATATTATGTAAAATCGTTCTACGCGGTGATTCTTTGTCATCGCGCAATGCTTCCCACAAATTTATGCCGTCTATGTTCGTCAAATTGGAGGTATCACTTCCAGCAATAGATAAAAGGGTCGGTAACCAATCGGTGATGTGAATCATTTGTCTGCTAACACGGCCAGGACGATTTAAATGGGATGACCACAACAAACCGGTACCTCTAACACCTCCTAGAAACACGATGAACGTACTAAACCTATtggctttaaaaaaaaatcgcaaaCAAAATGAACATTCAACCTTCCCAAAGTGTGTTTTTAACACCTCTCAAGGGCCAATTCGAAGCTGCATTCAAATTAAATCCAGCAGCTGGGCCTCCGTTGTccgtagaaaaaataatcacgCTGTTCTTTAACAGGTCTTTTTCGTATAGAGCTTTAACTACCTGTCCTACCGACTGATCGAGTTTAGTTAACATacctaaataaaaaagaaaaccattGATCGACATTTAAACTCGATCTATGTATTCACAAAATCGAAATagaacatatatacgtaagaaCATTGAATACCAGCGAATCGTCTACGATTGTAGTCGGCAATCGAGGTATGTCTGGCAACCTCAAAATCAGGTGCCGGCAAAGGATTGTAAGGATTCCCGGAATGAACAGCAGCATGAgctatatatagaaacaacgGTTGAGTGGCATTGTGATTCTCTATCAGTTGCACGGCCTCCTGCGTGAAGACGTCAGTTGAATATTGACCATGTAACTCCCACGCTGTCTTCAGATCACGTCTCATGTCTAAACCCCAGTAAGGCTGCATAAAGCACAATGAACATATTATTCCTCCGTTGATTTAATTCGACCGTATACACATACTTTACGATTATACTACTCACTTCCTCGACGGCAGTATGGTCGAAGTAATCATGATGGCCCGACCAGTATCCAACGTGACTATTAAAGCCACGATAGGTCGGtgtatattctttcttataaaatcCTAAATGCCATTTACCAACTATGTGCGTACTATAACCGAGATCTTGAAGATACTCCGGTAGAATTTTCTCGTTGAGAGGAAGTCCTCTTGGTTCGGCTCCTTTAAGAACCTAAATATCAAACAACGACGAATTTGatcgaatcgttcgaataacgaataaattcgattaatacTCACACCATGTTGCATTCCAATATGTATTGGATATTTGCCGGTCATCAAAGCACTTCTGGAAGGCGTACAGATCGGAGTTACGTAATATTTATCTAGTAATAATCCTGAATACGCAAGAGCATCGATATTCGGCGTTGGTATTTGTCCTGAGCCATGAAATCCAACGTCGTTCCAtccctaaaaaaaaaaagagagagagaacaataatatttcgtcagcgtagaaaaagaaacgaaaattatttgGGCAAAAAATCCATCGATTTAGGCTCACCAGATCGTcggctaaaataaaaataatgttcgGTCTATTAGTCGAAGTCACGTGACTAACGAGACTCGCGAAGATCAGGAAAACGAATGAGAAACACTGTCCGATTACTCTTAAACGAGTCATCTTCATTGACGTCTACTCGTTGCTTACTCGTTGTCATATAAGAAATGCAGAGAACCGGTTTCGAACTCAAAGAATATGTGATTTCAGGGGCTCCTGGTTAAGTTAGAGAGGAACACGAACGAAACACTGGTCCTCGGATCGAGCGCTGATTCTAAACTGTCTTGCTTCAGACAAGCTTTTTCTAGACGTGAACATACTAAACTCTCCCACCTCCTCAACGTACtgttgctgctactactactactactactgctggttctttattactattatattattactgttactactactactactaattctctgttacaattatattactactactactactgcttctttattactattatattattactgctactattactactaaatctctattacaattatattactactattactgtcactactactactactactgctactaattttctatcattattatattgttactACTATTGCTATTACTATCACTGttactattttattacatcttcctgttattttttaattttttctttttattttcttatttacagATATCAATAAAATCCTCTTGAGTTTTGGTACAAAGTCTTTTATATTCAACATGGACAATATAAATGTCACAATGTCGCTACTTCTtaaagaaattctattttatttacttatccaCGATGTTTTATTGTTATCTTGCAGAAgtaaaaaatcgaattatcAATTCcagaaattattaaactatCTGCAACATTTGTTCCTAAATTAACATAACAATATCTAACAGTAATAGTAATGATggtaataatataagataagaTTAGATAAGACcgaaatttttgaaatgaaTGTTACCATCAATTACGACTAATAGTTAGACATTTCTTTATTCCATAATAGAgtattacattattacattatCTCTTCATCATAATGGATAGTAGCGTAAAAGCGAGCGTAAATGCGTTTAGAATCTGATCGTTATCTTTTACgctatagaaataataaaaaaaaaaagggaaaaagaaaataaaaaaaattgtacaatttCGTAGTTGACAGAAAAAGCCATTTGATCGGCGTCGTTTGTCTGGTAAATTAAATGTCACGTCACTTTTATACCAAACGTTCACTCGCGTTCGTCgcttttttaaatcattcgtCCATCTACAAACAAGTTAGTCGCAAATTCGTTTGTTTATTAGCCACGAGTTACgagtgaaattttttaaattgtcactctttatttaaaattacttttcgacgaatatatataaattaacaaaaaaatgtatataaaataaaaaagtgaattCTTTGACATGtaaacatttgaaaaaaatgtgtatatatatatatatatatatatatatatatatatatatatatatagaaaatagaataaagtGTGTGTAAACGTTTTGAAAAAacttcttaattaaaaatgatgaatgaaaaatatctaatactCATTATTCATTTGTAAACTTCATTCCATAAtaaagtttaattttttaatcggtGTTACTAGACAGTTCATTCTTTATACGCAATGTAATACTATTAGAAATGTTGTACTCGTTACTAGTTGTTGCAACTTCGCAACTCTCGTGCATCGAATTAATCTCTATTATCAGCTCTTAACCTTTATTTAAATGGAGTAACGGAAGAACTGAGGTCAATGAATTTATCACGTACGTCacagaagaaaataacgagaTAACATtcgcgaaatgaaaaataaataatttagtttgctatattttctttattacagccagtaaatatttcatttttatactcATTTTTGTACATCTCACACATCGTTTATAaacaggaaaaagagaaagagatagacaaagagaagaaagtagaaTATAAAAGAGCAGGCAAATAaggcaatatttttataaacatatatatatatatatacacataagaCAACCGAGTAACACTGTCCTCTAAGCTTCGTCatggtttttgttttttttatcagcACCAACAGGTTCACGTAACCTGAAACAATAAAGGATGTCACAGATGATGATAGATCTAGTTcgtgaaaaaaacaaaaaaagaaaagaaaaagaaaaaacaaaagtaaaaaagaacaaaaaaaaaagaaaaagaaagagcacaCACGTTCATGAAATAAAAGCACACGATGCCACGGATCTCGGATCTAGACCATCATCGGGTGACTCCACAAAAGATAACAGCCATACTATTTCTTTGGTCTATCGATCGTTTAAGCATTTAATCGTAAAGTAACGATAGGTGTCCTGACAGCAGGAGACAGGGtgcaataataaattagatagCTAAGTGAAAAGGTGGTAAGTACTTTCGTGACTAACAAAAACTGTCATTTTCTAGGACAACGTCGTGACGATATAGACGATGAAAGATCCCTCGATCTGTTTTATTTCAAACATAAAGTTCTTAGTCTCTAGTTAAAAATCGGACGTCCTCAGCTTTCTTTTATTGACGGATCGTCGTCGTATGTGAATGTTTATCGTCGAATatgacaaatttattattgcatTCTCTACTTTTGAATATTGCCGGCAACGTCGTTATGCCTGGTGGAAATTCGAGTTACGAGAAGACGATCGACGCTAC
This window encodes:
- the LOC127063670 gene encoding arylsulfatase B; amino-acid sequence: MKMTRLRVIGQCFSFVFLIFASLVSHVTSTNRPNIIFILADDLGWNDVGFHGSGQIPTPNIDALAYSGLLLDKYYVTPICTPSRSALMTGKYPIHIGMQHGVLKGAEPRGLPLNEKILPEYLQDLGYSTHIVGKWHLGFYKKEYTPTYRGFNSHVGYWSGHHDYFDHTAVEEPYWGLDMRRDLKTAWELHGQYSTDVFTQEAVQLIENHNATQPLFLYIAHAAVHSGNPYNPLPAPDFEVARHTSIADYNRRRFAGMLTKLDQSVGQVVKALYEKDLLKNSVIIFSTDNGGPAAGFNLNAASNWPLRGVKNTLWEGGVRGTGLLWSSHLNRPGRVSRQMIHITDWLPTLLSIAGSDTSNLTNIDGINLWEALRDDKESPRRTILHNIDDIFRVSAITVGDWKLMQGSTYNGAWDGWYGPSGREWVYNIGAVIGGMAGRAITSLGLSLTPEKIHELRDSSLIKCPPKNDSLPACKPLEAPCLFNVHQDPCEDNNLAQELPTILKKLQEEVKKFNATAIPPSNLPWNKKADPKLWDHTWTNFGDYIDTTTTAAA